The Vigna radiata var. radiata cultivar VC1973A chromosome 6, Vradiata_ver6, whole genome shotgun sequence DNA segment cttggtgataatatcattttttattaatgacatttattttttataagaaattatttaatattaatgtaCCTATTAATTATTGCAGAGACAGacattaaatacaaaatataaaattttacacaaTACAAATATTAAACCTGAGTTATCTTTACGTAAGTGTTTcaataaatgaacaaaaacGAGGAGAAAGAACATtcaattattttagattatattaaattaattcgTGTCATCGTTAATTTTCGACTagacattaacttttttttatatcttttaataacactcatttcttttatattctaGTAAAGTGATTAATAATTCCccattttttatgtataaaatataggttttttacatatcttttaaaatttaatacttaAGTTTTAATCTGTATGAGTGgcactaaaattaattttaaatacataaaactaaaaaagtaaaaacttatTTTGCAGCTTGGAGCTATCTAGGGGAAGAACATTCTGAGTAGTAGCCAAACAGTGGAGGAGGTCCACGCGACGTTGAATTCAATTGAAGAAACacgcaaaaataaaaaaataaaaaggaaaaaaagcaGAGCCTCTGACTCCTATAAATAGGTGTCTCCGCCACCGCAAAGTACAGCAACATATACATACGAACATATTCTTCTGCAGCGGCCAACCAACCCTTCAAATTAACTCCGTTCAATCTTTGAATTCCGTTATTCCGTTAGGGTTGGTGAacagaaggaaaaaaaaaagatgggaAGCGATGGCGTGAGGAAACCAAGATTGTTGTGCCTTCATGGATTTCGAACAAGCGGAGAAATACTGAAAACGCAGTTACATAAGTGGCCACAATCCGTTCTTGACAACCTTGATCTTGTTTTTGTGGATGCTCCTTTTCCTTGCCAAGGCAAATCCGACGTCGAAGGCATTTTTGATCCTCCTTACTACGAGTGGTTCCAGTTCAACAAGGTTCCCTTTCCtccattcaatttttatttcaacttaTTTTCTCCTACTAAATTGGTATTGTTTTCCAAGGGGGTTTGAGATTCGTATTGAAAACTAGCGAGTTTGGATATGCCATTTCAATTCTGAAAGAGaatatcataattttgttaGCAACCATCTAAACTTCTATGGCGAAACAGGAATTTACAGAGTACACCAACTTTGACGAGTGCCTTAAGTACATTGAGGACTGCATGATCAAGCACGGACCTATTGATGGGCTTCTGGGTTTCTCACAGGTGATCTTCTGCTCATTTTTTTTCCCTTGATTTGGGGAAATAAGTTAAAAGATGAAGTGAATGTGAATGTGAAAATCTACCCAGTAATTAGTTGTAGCATGTGTTGTGTTTCTCTGGGATTTGTATATACATGAGAATTTTTTgttctgaaaataaaaaattgaaggattAATGCATAGTTAGTGCATCTTGCTATGGTTTGAGATTGTGAAGGATTTGAATATGACTCGGTGTTTGATTTTGACCAAACAGGGAGCAATATTATCAGCTGCGCTGCCAGGTCTTCAGGAGAAGGTACCTTTAAAACTGTTCCTCAGATGCaatggaaacaaaaatattatattgaaaaagtaaaaaatatatatttaatacagaaaaaattacttttgacaaatatttttacactcatttaatatattatttttatttttcattataaaaatatatattactttttatttttccgtCATAAAACCCTGTGTGTCAATTGTAGATCAGAAGTAGAGGATAACTTTAtagtttcttaaatattttgtaaaagtttgaatcacatattaaatttatttttgtgcaGGGTGTGGCACTGACGAAGGTTCCCAAGGTGAAATTTGTTGTTATTGTAGGAGGGGCAAAGTTTAGGTCACCGTCTGTGGTGGACAAAGCATATTCTTCTCCCATTAGCTGTCCCTCTCTTCATTTTCTAGGTACCCCACTTGCCAccttttatcattattttttggaAAAGAATATTCTGGCTAGCACTCATTCTTGACTCAACAATATCTTCAATTTCATTATGTCACAATTTAAACATGATTGATTGTGTGTGCAAATATTGGGTTGTTTTTTAGCTTTTGAATTTGGCGTCAATTATGTGCTTTCAATCATTCCATGTCCTCCATTGaatgtaaaactaaattttcaaaGACAACAAATATCAGAAGAGGATTTATCAGAgctattataaaataagatttccCAAAGTCTTCTAGGTAATCATGACTAAAAATTTGAAACCAAAACTTACGCAACTGAAAATTACTAATTGTAATCCGAATCATGGCTAAAGGAAAGGTTTTATATAGAGGTGCAAATTCATATTACAATAAACATGCATGGctttataattcatttttgttaGAATTTCCTAAAACTTTTCAATGCTTACTGCAGGTGAAATGgattttttgaaacaatatgGGATGGAACTACTAGAATCCTgtgttgaacccgtggtgattCACCACCCCAAAGGACACACAATACCAAGATTAGGTACTGACATctatatatttatctatttcaaTTTATGCTTGTGCTGACATAGGTTCTTAGTTATGTAAGTGTGGTTtaagttgtatttttcaaaatgtggTGGATTAAGTTCTTTGTaagatcaaaattaaatataagattaagGATGAAATTCATAACATTTCattaatataaagattaaacTCGTTGTTTTAATATGCAAGGACTAAAGTTATTTTTTGCCAGATTTTGGAGAAACTAaagtatatttcatattttattaatttgctCACAGAATATGAGTCATTGATATGaatagttttctattttatttctcaGATGATAAGAGCGTGAAGACCGTGATGGATTTCATCGAAAGGATTAAGAAAGACGTCTCAAAATAAGACATGAGTTTAGACAACGAGTCATTGcttcaaaatgatttttaaagttgattttcaTCTTAACATCAAGTAATAGCATTAGTACTAGCACTTTTATACAATTTTGTTACTGGTTTATAAAGGGTATTTCAGAGGCTCTAAGCCAATTGTCATACATTCACTCCGATCTTCCCATATCTTCGATATTTTGGATTCTGTAGTCAGTATTTATTATTCTTGGTtgctaaaatagaaaaattattgtaaaatttattattttttcattataacttgatatatgttattatttttctttgtttaccATCAATATAGTTAAAGATTGTGGTCCGgattgtgacatcccaaatatcaTACTatgcatataatataatagaagtCTACAATTTTAATATGAGAGAGCAGTTAGGAGTTAGCTAAGGATAGTATCAAgcatacagtcatccaaaatatggttggaatttaaaactttacaagtTTAAGAGTATTTCCAAAAATACATGATGTATCTAAATATCCTAAGAACTAGGAGTATGCTTAGCGGTATCGGTCTCCTCCAATGTTTGCTTTAGGGAAGCCTCATTCTcctttgctcacatccaagtggatgatcatcgcaaagagAAAAGGGCACAACACGTACAACACACACAAgagtaagggtaagctaggtttcAAAAGCATACAAGTTagcaaataacataaaataaaatccatCGTCTTACAAGTAATCAAATGAAcatcctatcatgttatgaCACAACTAGACTCAttcggacttagaatga contains these protein-coding regions:
- the LOC106765356 gene encoding esterase AGAP003155, whose translation is MGSDGVRKPRLLCLHGFRTSGEILKTQLHKWPQSVLDNLDLVFVDAPFPCQGKSDVEGIFDPPYYEWFQFNKEFTEYTNFDECLKYIEDCMIKHGPIDGLLGFSQGAILSAALPGLQEKGVALTKVPKVKFVVIVGGAKFRSPSVVDKAYSSPISCPSLHFLGEMDFLKQYGMELLESCVEPVVIHHPKGHTIPRLDDKSVKTVMDFIERIKKDVSK